From a single Pongo pygmaeus isolate AG05252 chromosome 12, NHGRI_mPonPyg2-v2.0_pri, whole genome shotgun sequence genomic region:
- the FNDC4 gene encoding fibronectin type III domain-containing protein 4 — protein MINPSTLGSQSTTPCTTACTTLSWSLGPQLSGNPRETPGLSLCKHPDLPASALAPEEEDLRLGTLALQGQCPLLQRTWSLGVQNNTHGSENPWASVLRGQRSGSPSQQKSEDLAHGLITCSARTVPLVPFYPLLSERKAVEASEPQVPSGTGGGIPLPNLALPRGEEGDLPGAGDPSTRASPPTPPPARPLELGERRDKEWGLRRRHWEGRGRSPERTGVRGREGNDGGENPGWAGRARASRPGCGGASGASAAEGGGWLSGTVTSRCRGGRRPPHCLPNRGPRPASGQRPLLPDRLRGPPEPWGLRRPAPAPPAARPRAARVAGPAPGWGRDSATESGDGPPSGHRAAPGGLTNREDRRRAPPGCQADATVPPPSGLRGDMASLVPLSPYLSPTVLLLVSCDLGFVRADRPPSPVNVTVTHLRANSATVSWDVPEGNIVIGYSISQQRQNGPGQRVIREVNTTTRACALWGLAEDSDYTVQVRSIGLRGESPPGPRVHFRTLKGSDRLPSNSSSPGDITVEGLDGERPLQTGEVVIIVVVLLMWAAVIGLFCRQYDIIKDNDSNNNPKEKGKGPEQSPQGRPVGTRQKKSPSINTIDV, from the exons ATGATTAACCCAAGCACTCTGGGCTCTCAGAGCACCACCCCCTGTACCACTGCCTGCACCACCCTTTCCTGGTCACTAGGCCCCCAGCTCTCTGGTAACCCCAGGGAAACTCCTGGGCTTTCTCTTTGCAAGCACCCTGACTTGCCAGCCTCTGCTTTGGCCCCTGAAGAGGAAGACCTGAGGCTCGGGACTCTTGCCCTACAGGGACAATGCCCTCTTCTCCAGAGGACCTGGAGCCTGGGAGTGCAGAACAACACCCACGGCAGTGAGAATCCCTGGGCAAGTGTCCTCCGAGGCCAGAGATCAGGGTCACCAAGTCAGCAGAAGTCAGAGGACCTGGCCCATGGCTTGATCACATGCTCAGCACGCACAGTCCCACTGGTCCCATTTTATCCTCTCCTCTCAGAAAGGAAGGCAGTAGAAGCTTCCGAGCCCCAAGT CCCCTCGGGCACTGGAGGTGGAATTCCTCTTCCCAACTTGGCTCTTCCACGCGGGGAGGAAGGGGATCTCCCAGGTGCCGGAGACCCTAGCACCCGCGCCTCCCCCCCCACGCCCCCGCCGGCTCGTCCGCTTGagctgggagagagaagggatAAGGAATGGGGGCTCCGGAGGCGCCATTGGGAGGGTCGTGGGAGGAGCCCCGAGAGGACGGGAGTGAGGGGGCGGGAGGGGAATGACGGCGGCGAGAACCCCGGCTGGGCGGGGCGGGCCCGCGCGTCCCGGCCGGGCTGCGGCGGAGCGAGCGGGGCCAGCGCTGCAGAAGGCGGCGGCTGGCTCTCCGGGACGGTCACATCCCGCTGCAGGGGCGGGCGGAGGCCGCCGCACTGCCTCCCGAACCGGGGACCCAGGCCAGCGTCCGGGCAACGCCCCCTGCTCCCGGACAGACTCCGTGGCCCGCCCGAGCCCTGGGGGCTCCGCAGACCCGCGCCCGCTCCGCCCGCAGCTCGGCCCCGCGCTGCCCGCGTCGCCGGGCCCGCGCCGGGATGGGGTAGGGACAGCGCCACCGAGTCGGGCGATGGGCCGCCCTCTGGGCACCGAGCAGCCCCCGGAGGCCTGACCAACCGCGAGGACCGGCGGAG AGCCCCGCCTGGATGTCAAGCGGATGCCACAGTGCCCCCCCCCAGCGGACTCCGTGGGGACATGGCTTCGCTGGTGCCCCTTTCCCCATATCTAAGCCCCACGGTCCTTCTGCTGGTCAGCTGTGACCTGGGCTTCGTGCGAGCAG ACCGGCCTCCCTCTCCTGTGAATGTGACGGTCACTCACCTCAGAGCCAACTCGGCCACTGTGTCCTGGGACGTCCCAGAAGGCAACATCGTCATTGGCTACTCCATTTCCCAGCAA CGGCAGAATGGCCCCGGGCAGCGTGTGATTCGGGAGGTGAACACCACCACCCGGGCCTGTGCCCTCTGGGGCCTGGCTGAAGACAGTGACTACACAGTGCAGGTCAGGAGCATCGGCCTTCGGGGAGAGAGTCCCCCAGGGCCTCGGGTGCACTTCCGAACTCTCAAGGGTTCTGACCGGCTACCTTCAAACAGCTCAAGCCCAG GTGACATCACAGTGGAAGGTCTGGATGGAGAGCGGCCACTGCAGACTGGGGAAGTGGTCATCATTGTGGTGGTGTTGCTCATGTGGGCTG CTGTAATTGGGCTGTTCTGCCGTCAGTATGACATCATCAAGGACAATGACTCCAACAACAATCccaaggagaagggaaaggggcCGGAACAGAGTCCTCAGGGAAGGCCAGTGGGGACAAGACAG AAAAAGTCTCCATCTATCAACACCATCGATGTTTGA